Proteins from a genomic interval of Yoonia sp. GPGPB17:
- the sufB gene encoding Fe-S cluster assembly protein SufB, giving the protein MTALDTMEVKDGVDQDTVDAVKELSGNYKYGWETEIEMEYAPKGVTPDIVRLISKKNNEPEWMTEWRLSAFERWEKIEEPTWAMVNYPDIDFQDIYYYARPKSMEEKPKSLDEVDPKLLATYEKLGIPLKEQMILAGVEGAEDAPAEGRKVAVDAVFDSVSVGTTFQKELERAGVIFCSISEAIENHPELVKKYLGTVVPPSDNFYATLNSAVFSDGSFVYIPPGVRCPMELSTYFRINAENTGQFERTLIIADKGSYVSYLEGCTAPKRDTAQLHAAVVEIIVEEDAEVKYSTVQNWYPGDEDGNGGIYNFVTKRADCRGDRAKVMWTQVETGSAVTWKYPSCILRGDDSQGEFYSIAIANNMQQADTGTKMVHLGKNSKSRIVSKGISAGKAQNTYRGLVSMHPKAKSSRNYTQCDSLLIGDKCGAHTVPYIEVKNNSSRVEHEATTSKVDDDQLFYCRSRGMDEEEAVALVVNGFCKEVLQALPMEFAMEAQALVAISLEGSVG; this is encoded by the coding sequence ATGACTGCTTTGGATACGATGGAAGTCAAAGACGGCGTTGATCAGGACACTGTGGATGCAGTGAAAGAACTCTCGGGAAATTACAAATATGGTTGGGAAACCGAGATTGAGATGGAGTATGCGCCTAAGGGTGTGACCCCCGATATTGTGCGCCTGATTTCCAAGAAGAATAACGAGCCTGAATGGATGACAGAGTGGCGTTTGTCCGCATTTGAACGTTGGGAAAAGATCGAAGAACCCACATGGGCGATGGTCAACTATCCTGACATCGATTTTCAGGATATCTACTACTATGCACGTCCCAAGAGCATGGAAGAAAAGCCGAAGTCGCTGGATGAGGTCGATCCGAAACTGCTGGCGACCTATGAGAAACTGGGCATCCCGCTGAAAGAGCAGATGATTCTGGCTGGCGTTGAAGGGGCTGAGGATGCCCCGGCTGAGGGCCGCAAGGTTGCTGTGGACGCGGTGTTTGACTCGGTGTCGGTCGGTACGACCTTCCAGAAGGAACTGGAAAGAGCGGGGGTGATCTTCTGCTCGATTTCCGAGGCGATTGAGAACCACCCTGAGCTGGTGAAGAAGTATCTTGGCACCGTAGTGCCGCCATCTGACAATTTCTACGCAACGCTGAATTCGGCTGTGTTTTCAGATGGGTCTTTCGTCTACATCCCACCGGGTGTCCGCTGCCCGATGGAGCTAAGCACTTATTTTCGCATCAATGCTGAGAACACCGGCCAGTTTGAGCGCACGCTGATCATTGCTGACAAGGGGTCTTACGTCTCTTATCTGGAAGGTTGCACTGCGCCCAAGCGTGACACAGCACAGCTGCACGCGGCGGTTGTTGAGATCATTGTCGAGGAAGACGCTGAGGTGAAATACTCCACCGTGCAGAACTGGTATCCCGGTGATGAAGACGGCAATGGTGGTATCTATAACTTTGTGACCAAGCGCGCCGATTGCCGTGGCGATCGCGCCAAAGTGATGTGGACGCAGGTGGAAACAGGCTCCGCAGTAACGTGGAAGTACCCAAGCTGCATCCTACGCGGGGATGATAGCCAGGGTGAGTTTTATTCCATCGCGATTGCCAACAATATGCAGCAGGCCGATACCGGCACGAAGATGGTGCATCTGGGCAAGAACTCAAAGTCGCGAATTGTCTCCAAGGGGATCAGCGCGGGTAAGGCCCAAAACACCTATCGTGGATTGGTGTCCATGCACCCCAAGGCGAAATCTTCACGGAACTATACCCAGTGTGACAGCTTGTTGATTGGCGACAAATGTGGCGCGCATACCGTGCCGTACATCGAGGTCAAGAATAACTCATCCCGGGTCGAGCACGAGGCTACAACATCCAAAGTGGATGATGACCAGCTGTTCTACTGTCGCTCACGCGGGATGGACGAGGAAGAGGCGGTCGCTTTGGTGGTAAACGGGTTCTGTAAGGAAGTGCTGCAGGCGCTGCCGATGGAATTTGCGATGGAAGCGCAGGCGCTTGTGGCGATTTCGCTGGAAGGCTCCGTCGGCTAG
- a CDS encoding cysteine desulfurase family protein, with translation MRAYLDHNATTPLRPQARDAMIAAMDVVGNPSSVHAEGRAAKGIIETARAQIAEAVGASGADVVFTSGATEAAALALAGRDLKAASIEHDAVHAWVDPCLPLVNGAVQVSDPAGSTMQLANSETGIVQELPQGLAVSDITQGFGKVPFAFSWSGVGMVFLSAHKFGGPKGVGALIFPQGTDVAVQIKGGGQEMGRRSGTENVVAIAGMGAAAAAAQADLAAGKWDRIEKLRNILETAIEAAEKSTIFVGKGVKRLPNTSCFASPGWKGETQVMAMDLAGFAVSAGSACSSGKVKTSRVLQALGLEDEVASSAIRVSLGIETTEDEVMRFVQAWSEKRARRRAA, from the coding sequence ATGAGAGCTTATCTGGATCATAATGCAACCACGCCTTTGCGGCCGCAGGCCCGTGACGCGATGATTGCGGCGATGGATGTTGTGGGTAATCCGTCGTCGGTGCATGCGGAAGGGCGCGCGGCGAAAGGGATCATCGAAACGGCACGGGCCCAAATTGCCGAGGCTGTGGGCGCTTCTGGCGCAGATGTGGTGTTTACCTCTGGTGCGACAGAGGCTGCGGCGCTCGCTTTGGCAGGGCGCGACTTGAAGGCCGCGTCGATTGAGCATGATGCTGTGCATGCCTGGGTTGACCCGTGTTTGCCGCTAGTGAATGGCGCGGTGCAGGTGAGTGATCCTGCGGGATCAACGATGCAACTGGCCAATTCGGAAACGGGTATTGTTCAGGAATTGCCGCAAGGTTTGGCGGTCAGCGATATCACTCAGGGATTTGGCAAGGTACCTTTTGCGTTTTCCTGGTCCGGCGTGGGGATGGTCTTTCTTTCGGCCCACAAGTTTGGCGGCCCCAAGGGTGTTGGCGCGCTCATCTTTCCGCAAGGCACTGATGTTGCTGTGCAAATCAAAGGTGGCGGGCAGGAAATGGGCCGTCGTTCCGGGACCGAAAATGTCGTTGCCATTGCCGGAATGGGCGCTGCTGCGGCGGCTGCGCAAGCCGATCTGGCAGCCGGAAAATGGGACCGAATTGAGAAACTTAGAAATATTCTAGAAACAGCCATTGAGGCCGCCGAAAAGAGTACTATTTTTGTCGGGAAAGGCGTGAAGCGCCTGCCAAACACCAGTTGCTTCGCCTCACCGGGGTGGAAGGGCGAAACGCAGGTTATGGCGATGGATCTGGCGGGTTTTGCTGTTTCGGCGGGGTCTGCTTGCTCCAGCGGCAAGGTCAAGACAAGCCGGGTGCTGCAAGCACTGGGACTAGAGGATGAAGTGGCATCAAGCGCGATCCGCGTGTCACTGGGTATCGAGACGACGGAAGATGAGGTCATGCGCTTTGTGCAGGCCTGGAGCGAAAAACGGGCGCGGCGTAGGGCCGCTTGA